The Lentzea guizhouensis genome contains a region encoding:
- a CDS encoding LacI family DNA-binding transcriptional regulator — MSVIGVLSRDTVPGESTPALAGIADEAHRIGSGLILCADFGFAGAEHLAMSGCVLLDQTVDEHDLTFLADHAIPFVSIGRRDCPGRLVPYVDIDYAAGVRGLVARVAELGHQRIVYLGLTHGAASVERQHGFRTAVTALGLYGVHVPAVWLNQLLSIGVTAVITEHPDDAVALIGAARRRGLSVPGHLSVLTLDTPEHDGLEITGMRVPRRETGCHAVQLLSSRSQSVPQELFACEFVAGATLAGPLVLQQRNGERHEI, encoded by the coding sequence GTGAGCGTGATCGGCGTGCTCTCCCGGGACACCGTGCCCGGCGAGAGCACGCCCGCTCTGGCGGGCATTGCCGACGAGGCGCACCGGATCGGCAGCGGGCTGATCCTGTGCGCCGACTTCGGCTTCGCGGGCGCGGAACACCTGGCCATGAGTGGCTGCGTGCTTCTGGATCAGACGGTCGACGAGCACGACCTGACCTTCCTCGCCGACCACGCGATCCCGTTCGTGTCGATCGGCCGGCGGGACTGTCCCGGCAGGCTGGTCCCGTACGTGGACATCGACTACGCCGCGGGTGTGCGCGGGCTCGTCGCGCGCGTCGCGGAGCTCGGCCATCAGCGAATCGTCTACTTAGGACTGACGCACGGAGCTGCCTCGGTGGAGCGCCAGCATGGTTTCCGCACTGCCGTCACTGCTCTGGGCTTGTATGGCGTCCACGTACCAGCGGTGTGGTTGAACCAGCTGCTGAGCATCGGCGTGACGGCGGTGATCACGGAACACCCCGACGACGCGGTCGCACTCATCGGTGCGGCGCGTCGCCGGGGTTTGTCCGTACCAGGGCATCTCTCGGTGCTGACGCTGGACACGCCTGAGCACGACGGCTTGGAGATCACCGGGATGCGTGTGCCGAGGCGGGAGACGGGCTGTCATGCTGTTCAGCTGCTCTCCAGCCGGTCACAGAGCGTGCCGCAGGAGCTGTTCGCATGCGAGTTCGTCGCGGGGGCGACCCTGGCAGGCCCTCTGGTCCTGCAGCAACGGAATGGCGAACGGCACGAAATTTAG
- a CDS encoding discoidin domain-containing protein — protein MSSPLSRAVASVAATLCLVTTATAITHTSAAAAECGTTNVALNKTATASSTENGGTPASAAVDGNAGTRWSSQFSDPQWLQVDLGSSQQVCRVTLSWEGAYGRAFQVQVSDNAADSGSWRSVYSTTTGTGGTQALDVSGTGRYVRVLGTQRGTGYGYSLWELSVNATTPDTPGVTPTDPRNPDFGPNVYVYGPGSSQAEMQSRLDAISAQMKTNQFGPQRHAVLFKPGSYNADVNLRFYTQIVGLGLMPDDVNINGHIRVEADWLQQGDDPNNLGNATQNFWRGAENLSVTLPANQIERWAVSQATAYRRMHLRGQAHLWNGYDGWASGGLIVDSKIDGVVVSGSQQQFLTRNSNLAGGWSGSVWNMVFAGTQGAPANHFPNPSHTTVDTSPVTREKPYLYFDGSGEYRVFVPALRTNSRGTSWENGNPGTSVSLADFFIVKPGTPAATINAALTQGKHLLLTPGIHQLDDTIRVTRPNTVVLGLGLATLTPTTGRAALTTSDVDGVKLAGFLVDAGVRNSPVLLEIGDSGATSHAANPTSLHDVYLRVGGSQAGKATVSMRVNSQHTIIDHTWVWRADHGEGVSWTANPGQNGVVVNGDNVIAYGLFVEHYQQHNLIWNGNGGRVYLYQNELPYDPPNQAAWMNGSKRGWAGYKVSDNVTTHQAFGVGVYAFNQADPSIVTDNGFEAPNRPGVRFTHLVTVSLGGVGTIANVINGAGGAANATNQVRYLVAYP, from the coding sequence ATGAGCTCTCCCCTGTCCAGGGCAGTCGCATCAGTGGCCGCAACCCTGTGTCTCGTGACCACGGCAACCGCGATCACCCATACCTCGGCCGCCGCCGCCGAGTGCGGCACCACGAACGTCGCCCTCAACAAGACGGCCACGGCGTCCTCCACGGAGAACGGCGGAACACCCGCCTCCGCTGCTGTCGACGGCAACGCGGGTACGCGCTGGTCGTCGCAGTTCTCCGACCCGCAGTGGCTGCAGGTCGACCTCGGCTCCAGCCAGCAGGTCTGCCGCGTCACCCTGAGCTGGGAGGGCGCGTACGGCAGGGCTTTCCAGGTGCAGGTGAGCGACAACGCCGCCGACTCCGGTTCGTGGCGCAGCGTCTACTCGACCACGACCGGAACCGGTGGCACGCAGGCGCTCGACGTCTCCGGGACCGGCCGGTACGTGCGGGTGCTGGGTACCCAGCGCGGCACCGGCTACGGCTATTCGTTGTGGGAGCTGAGCGTCAACGCCACCACCCCGGACACGCCCGGTGTGACGCCGACGGACCCGCGCAACCCGGACTTCGGGCCGAACGTGTACGTCTACGGGCCGGGCTCGTCGCAGGCGGAGATGCAGTCGCGCCTGGACGCGATCTCCGCGCAGATGAAGACGAACCAGTTCGGTCCGCAGCGCCACGCCGTGCTGTTCAAGCCCGGTTCGTACAACGCTGATGTGAACCTGCGGTTCTACACGCAGATCGTCGGTCTCGGCTTGATGCCGGACGACGTGAACATCAACGGCCACATCCGGGTCGAGGCCGACTGGTTGCAGCAGGGTGACGACCCGAACAACCTCGGCAACGCGACCCAGAACTTCTGGCGCGGCGCGGAGAACCTGTCGGTGACGCTGCCCGCGAACCAGATCGAGCGCTGGGCGGTCTCGCAGGCCACCGCGTACCGCCGGATGCACCTGCGCGGCCAGGCGCACCTGTGGAACGGCTACGACGGCTGGGCCAGCGGCGGCCTGATCGTGGACAGCAAGATCGACGGCGTGGTCGTCTCGGGGTCGCAGCAGCAGTTCCTGACCCGCAACAGCAACCTGGCGGGCGGCTGGTCTGGGTCGGTGTGGAACATGGTCTTCGCCGGCACCCAGGGCGCACCCGCGAACCACTTCCCGAACCCGTCGCACACGACCGTGGACACCTCGCCGGTGACGCGGGAGAAGCCGTACCTGTACTTCGACGGCTCCGGTGAGTACCGCGTCTTCGTGCCCGCGCTGCGCACCAATTCGCGCGGTACGAGCTGGGAGAACGGCAACCCGGGCACGTCGGTGTCGCTGGCGGACTTCTTCATCGTCAAGCCCGGCACCCCGGCCGCCACGATCAACGCGGCGCTGACGCAGGGCAAGCACCTGCTGCTCACGCCGGGCATCCACCAGCTCGACGACACGATCAGGGTGACCCGCCCGAACACCGTCGTGCTCGGGCTGGGGCTGGCGACGCTGACGCCCACCACGGGCAGGGCCGCGCTGACGACGTCCGATGTGGACGGTGTGAAGCTGGCCGGGTTCCTGGTCGACGCCGGCGTGCGGAACTCCCCGGTGCTGCTGGAGATCGGTGACTCCGGCGCCACCTCGCACGCGGCGAACCCGACCTCGTTGCACGACGTGTACCTGCGCGTCGGTGGCTCGCAGGCCGGCAAGGCGACGGTCAGCATGCGCGTCAACAGCCAGCACACGATCATCGACCACACCTGGGTGTGGCGCGCCGACCACGGCGAGGGCGTCAGCTGGACGGCGAACCCCGGCCAGAACGGCGTGGTCGTCAACGGCGACAACGTGATCGCGTACGGGTTGTTCGTCGAGCACTACCAGCAGCACAACCTGATCTGGAACGGCAACGGCGGCCGCGTCTACCTGTACCAGAACGAGCTGCCGTACGACCCGCCCAACCAGGCGGCGTGGATGAACGGCTCCAAGCGCGGCTGGGCGGGGTACAAGGTCTCGGACAACGTGACCACCCACCAGGCGTTCGGCGTCGGCGTGTACGCCTTCAACCAGGCCGATCCGAGCATCGTGACCGACAACGGCTTCGAGGCGCCGAACAGGCCGGGAGTCCGGTTCACCCACCTCGTCACCGTGTCACTCGGTGGCGTGGGCACCATCGCCAACGTCATCAACGGCGCCGGCGGAGCCGCAAATGCCACCAACCAGGTGCGTTACCTGGTGGCCTATCCGTGA
- a CDS encoding LacI family DNA-binding transcriptional regulator, which translates to MTKGTPTLEDVARIAGVSRATVSRVVNGTRNVDPEIQQMVRSAIEQTGYTPNRAARSLVTRRAGTVALVISGAGGGSDVFVDPFFGRVTAGVVDFLRTRGVHPVLMLADSDHSRAEVVQFLRQGSADGALLVTTHAADPLPAKLLEAGVHAVLYARPGTPMPVSYVDLDHQAGGRLAAARLVEIGCTHVAAISGPLNVFASQDRLNGFREAMARNGFPYVPIVEGGFTAASGEAAMTRLLTEYPEVDGVFAANDLMAQGAVDVLLEHKLRIPQDVAVVGFDDSAPALLSRPPLTTIRQPVEAMAAKMAELLLASLDFPGQRPKSIIFEPELVIRGSA; encoded by the coding sequence ATGACCAAGGGCACACCCACGCTCGAGGACGTCGCGCGGATCGCCGGAGTGTCCCGGGCGACCGTCTCGCGCGTCGTGAACGGCACCCGCAACGTCGACCCTGAGATTCAGCAGATGGTGCGCAGCGCGATCGAGCAGACCGGGTACACGCCCAATCGTGCAGCACGCTCGCTCGTCACCCGTCGAGCCGGGACGGTCGCACTGGTGATCTCTGGTGCGGGTGGGGGCTCGGACGTCTTCGTGGACCCGTTCTTCGGACGTGTCACGGCCGGCGTCGTCGACTTCCTGCGCACCCGAGGCGTCCACCCGGTGCTGATGCTCGCCGACTCCGACCACTCCAGAGCCGAGGTGGTGCAGTTCCTGCGGCAGGGCAGCGCGGACGGTGCGTTGTTGGTGACCACGCACGCCGCGGACCCGCTACCCGCCAAGCTGCTGGAGGCCGGCGTCCACGCCGTGCTCTACGCCCGGCCGGGGACGCCGATGCCGGTCAGCTACGTCGACCTCGACCACCAGGCGGGCGGCAGGCTCGCGGCCGCGCGACTGGTCGAGATCGGCTGCACGCACGTCGCCGCGATCTCGGGACCGCTGAACGTGTTCGCCAGCCAGGACAGGCTTAACGGCTTCCGGGAAGCCATGGCGCGCAACGGGTTCCCGTACGTCCCGATCGTCGAGGGCGGGTTCACCGCGGCCAGCGGCGAGGCGGCGATGACGCGTCTGCTCACCGAGTACCCCGAGGTGGACGGCGTGTTCGCGGCCAACGACCTGATGGCGCAAGGTGCCGTGGACGTGCTGCTGGAACACAAGCTGCGCATCCCCCAGGACGTGGCTGTAGTCGGGTTCGACGACAGCGCGCCCGCTCTGCTGTCCAGACCGCCGCTGACCACCATTCGCCAACCCGTCGAAGCCATGGCGGCGAAAATGGCCGAGCTCCTGCTCGCGAGCCTCGACTTCCCGGGACAACGCCCGAAATCCATCATCTTCGAACCGGAACTCGTCATCAGAGGCTCCGCGTGA
- a CDS encoding beta-glucosidase family protein: protein MPDDDELVRLVGKLDLRAKVRLLSGESVWRSCAEPAIGLRALTFSDGPAGVRGPGWDERRTSLALPSPTALAATWDEILVGRLGGLLAAEARRKGVDVLLAPVLNLHRTPYGGRHFECFSEDPLLTARLGVAYVRGVQAGGVAAAPKHFVANETETDRLTHDVELGERTLRELYLAPFEAVVQAGAWAVMSAYNSVNGHSMSENPLLTTPLKDEWSFDGLVVSDWGAVRSTVAAAEAGQDLSMPGPWGPWGDRLVDAVEAGEVAVTAVDEKVLRLLRLAARVGALEGLDGNEMSGHRSSADAEAQAGAPTESLAGRGGTSDADAALLREAASASTVLLRNNGILPLPAACRIALLGTGATAPRVQGGGSSGLYPAAASSLFTALSAVTEVEHLSGVRIHDRPTPVDAPVLVRVLGAADAVLFREHRLTGRILETEEVPGAEVLEISSALHVTNTGLWRLAVAGYGRLTLDVDGVRVVDVVQPVDTDDPAVKHLRPPHHVAEVRLTEGTEVELVARRELGEDSGMASVLAADPPPACPPEDFAAAVEAARRCDAAVVVVSTTDSIESEGCDRHTLKLPGEQDALVSAVCQANPNTVVVVNSGGPVLLPWREDAAAVLVTWFPGQEGGNGLADVLLGDREPGGRLPTTWPGSESDVPIHDFLPEAGSLRYREGLDIGYRAWAANHTPPAYWFGHGLGYTTWDYEEARVERNEVRVRLRNTGERRGREVVQVYLSRPDSAVARPERWLAGFAVVTAGPGETAEAVIEVPERAISHWTGKWLVEPGAFIVLIGPNAGDTPLCLRSENALQPW from the coding sequence GTGCCCGACGACGACGAGCTGGTCCGCCTGGTCGGCAAGCTCGACCTGCGAGCCAAGGTGCGGCTGCTGTCGGGAGAGTCGGTGTGGCGCAGTTGCGCCGAGCCTGCCATCGGCCTGCGCGCCCTGACGTTCTCCGACGGCCCGGCGGGCGTGCGAGGTCCAGGTTGGGATGAACGCCGCACGTCACTGGCCTTGCCGTCGCCGACGGCGCTGGCCGCGACCTGGGACGAGATCCTGGTGGGAAGGCTGGGCGGGCTGCTGGCGGCCGAGGCCCGGCGCAAGGGTGTGGACGTGCTTCTGGCGCCGGTGCTCAACCTGCACCGCACGCCGTACGGAGGACGGCACTTCGAGTGCTTCTCCGAGGACCCGCTGCTCACCGCCAGACTCGGCGTCGCCTACGTACGGGGGGTGCAGGCCGGGGGTGTCGCGGCCGCCCCGAAGCACTTCGTCGCCAACGAGACCGAGACCGATCGGCTGACCCACGACGTCGAGCTCGGCGAACGGACTCTCCGCGAGCTCTACCTGGCTCCGTTCGAGGCGGTGGTGCAGGCCGGCGCGTGGGCGGTGATGTCGGCCTACAACAGCGTGAACGGCCATTCGATGTCGGAGAACCCGCTGCTCACCACACCTCTGAAGGACGAGTGGAGTTTCGACGGGCTGGTGGTGTCCGACTGGGGCGCGGTGCGCTCGACGGTCGCGGCGGCGGAGGCCGGACAGGACCTCTCGATGCCGGGTCCGTGGGGCCCGTGGGGTGATCGGCTGGTTGACGCGGTCGAAGCGGGGGAGGTGGCGGTGACCGCGGTCGACGAGAAGGTGCTCAGGCTGCTGCGACTGGCCGCGCGGGTCGGGGCGCTGGAGGGTCTGGACGGGAATGAGATGAGCGGGCACCGAAGCTCGGCGGACGCAGAGGCCCAGGCAGGTGCACCTACCGAGTCGCTGGCCGGAAGAGGTGGGACTTCCGACGCGGACGCCGCCCTGCTGCGTGAAGCGGCGTCCGCGAGCACTGTTCTCCTGCGCAACAACGGGATCCTCCCTCTTCCCGCCGCCTGCCGGATCGCGTTGCTCGGCACCGGTGCCACCGCACCGCGCGTGCAGGGCGGGGGCAGCTCCGGCCTCTACCCGGCGGCCGCGAGCTCGCTGTTCACCGCTCTCTCGGCTGTCACGGAGGTGGAACACCTCTCCGGCGTCCGCATTCACGACCGCCCGACCCCGGTAGATGCCCCGGTGCTGGTGCGCGTGCTCGGTGCCGCCGACGCGGTGCTGTTCCGCGAGCACCGCCTGACCGGCCGCATCCTGGAGACCGAGGAGGTGCCCGGTGCCGAGGTCCTCGAGATCAGCAGCGCCCTGCACGTCACGAACACCGGCCTGTGGCGGCTCGCTGTCGCGGGCTACGGTCGTCTCACCCTCGACGTCGACGGTGTCCGTGTGGTCGACGTCGTGCAGCCCGTCGACACCGACGACCCAGCCGTGAAGCACCTCCGTCCGCCTCACCACGTCGCCGAGGTGCGGCTCACCGAGGGAACCGAGGTCGAGCTGGTCGCTCGGCGTGAGCTGGGCGAGGACAGCGGAATGGCCTCGGTGCTGGCCGCTGACCCGCCGCCGGCGTGCCCGCCGGAGGACTTCGCTGCCGCAGTCGAGGCAGCACGCCGGTGCGATGCCGCCGTGGTCGTGGTCAGCACCACCGATTCGATCGAGAGCGAAGGGTGCGATCGGCACACGCTGAAGTTGCCTGGTGAGCAGGACGCGTTGGTGAGCGCGGTGTGCCAGGCGAACCCGAACACCGTTGTGGTGGTCAACTCGGGTGGTCCGGTGCTACTGCCGTGGCGAGAGGACGCCGCCGCTGTGCTGGTGACGTGGTTTCCCGGTCAGGAAGGCGGCAACGGACTCGCGGACGTGCTCCTCGGTGATCGAGAACCAGGCGGCCGGTTGCCGACGACGTGGCCAGGATCGGAAAGCGATGTTCCAATCCACGACTTCCTGCCCGAGGCGGGATCACTGCGCTACCGCGAAGGTCTCGACATCGGGTACCGCGCGTGGGCCGCGAACCACACTCCGCCTGCGTACTGGTTCGGCCACGGCCTCGGCTACACCACCTGGGACTACGAGGAAGCGCGCGTCGAGCGCAACGAGGTCCGGGTGAGGCTGCGCAACACAGGCGAGCGTCGTGGACGTGAGGTGGTACAGGTCTACCTGTCACGACCGGACAGCGCCGTCGCGAGGCCCGAGCGGTGGCTGGCCGGCTTCGCGGTCGTCACCGCCGGACCGGGAGAGACGGCCGAAGCCGTGATCGAAGTGCCGGAGCGGGCGATCAGCCACTGGACGGGGAAGTGGCTGGTCGAGCCCGGTGCGTTCATCGTGCTCATCGGCCCGAACGCCGGTGACACACCCCTGTGCCTCAGGTCGGAGAACGCTCTCCAACCGTGGTAA